The Chitinimonas arctica region CGTCCTTGGTAATGCCGTAACTTTCCTGGATCTTGCCGGCCAGTTGATCGCGCTTACCGGCAATCCGGTCGAGGTCGTCATCGGTCAACTTACCCCATTGCTCCTTGATCTTGCCGGTAAATTGCTTCCAGTTTCCTTCTGCGATATCCCAGTTCATGGCTTGGCTCCTTGATATGTCTAGTTTGAAATCCGGCGACGACATGCCACCGACAATCCCTATTCAGCAATGCGCATGCCTACGATATTCATGTTTAATTTCAATAATTTACGCACAGCCACAGAAACTCGCGCCGAAACTGCCCAAGTAAGGCTTACCCACGATCTGTAAAAACTGCGGCGACCTGAACACCCTTAAAGCCAGTACTGCCAGATTCGGGCACCCGCCTCCTTGATACGCATCAGCAAGGAACGCCGTGACCATTGGGAGGCGATGATTTCGTCCGAGCTCTGCAGGTCGCGCTGGAACATGGCCTGCATC contains the following coding sequences:
- a CDS encoding CsbD family protein → MNWDIAEGNWKQFTGKIKEQWGKLTDDDLDRIAGKRDQLAGKIQESYGITKDEAEEQLKSWESRH